In Poecilia reticulata strain Guanapo linkage group LG1, Guppy_female_1.0+MT, whole genome shotgun sequence, one genomic interval encodes:
- the LOC103465800 gene encoding phosphatidylinositol 5-phosphate 4-kinase type-2 beta, with translation MSSNCTSAAAVSASKTKTKKKHFIGQKVKLFRASEPILSVLMWGVNHTINELSNVPVPVMLMPDDFKAYSKIKVDNHLFNKENLPSRFKFKEYCPMVFRNLRERFAIDDQDYQNSLTRSAPLNSDSQGRFGNRFLTSYDHRFVIKTVSSEDIAEMHNILKKYHQFIVECHGNTLLPQFLGMYRLMVDGVETYMVVTRNVFSHRLTVHRKYDLKGSTVAREASDKEKAKELPTFKDNDFLNEGHKLQIGDDNKKYFLEKLKRDVEFLATLKIMDYSLLVGIHDVERAEQEEMDVEGGGDEEEFENDEMGRGVLTGSFGTPPDSPGNPLNCGGFFGPGEFDPSVDVYAIKSHDSAVKKEVYFMAIIDILTHYDAKKKAAHAAKTVKHGVSLLMRVFGCGATLLIVVLYIMPVVAVF, from the exons ATGTCATCCAACTGCACCAGCGCGGCGGCCGTCAGCGCCAGCAAAACCAAGAcgaaaaagaagcattttataGGACAGAAAGTGAAGCTGTTCCGAGCAAGCGAGCCCATCCTGAGCGTGTTGATGTGGGGAGTCAATCACACG ATTAATGAGTTAAGTAATGTGCCTGTACCTGTGATGCTGATGCCAGATGACTTTAAAGCCTACAGTAAGATCAAAGTGGACAACCACCTATTTAACAA AGAAAATCTACCGAGTCGCTTTAAGTTTAAAGAGTACTGTCCCATGGTGTTCCGAAACCTGAGGGAGCGCTTCGCCATCGACGACCAGGACTACCAG AACTCTCTGACCAGGAGTGCCCCGCTCAACAGCGACTCCCAGGGCCGCTTCGGCAACCGCTTCCTGACCAGCTACGACCATCGCTTTGTAATCAAAACTGTTTCCAGTGAGGACATCGCTGAGATGCACAACATCCTAAAGAAGTATCATCAG TTCATAGTGGAGTGTCATGGCAACACGCTGCTCCCTCAGTTCCTGGGCATGTACAGGCTAATGGTGGACGGCGTGGAGACGTACATGGTGGTGACCAGGAACGTTTTCAGCCATCGTCTCACCGTGCACCGCAAGTACGACCTAAAG GGTTCTACGGTTGCAAGGGAAGCCAGTGACAAGGAGAAG gCTAAAGAACTTCCTACTTTTAAAGACAATGACTTCCTGAATGAAGGGCATAAGTTACAGATAGGAGATGATAACAAGAAGTACTTTTTGGAGAAGCTAAAACGGGATGTGGAG TTCTTGGCCACCCTGAAGATCATGGACTACAGCCTACTGGTAGGCATCCATGACGTGGAGCGGGCGGAGCAGGAGGAGATGGACGTGGAGGGCGGCGGAGACGAGGAGGAGTTTGAGAACGACGAAATGGGTCGAGGCGTGCTGACCGGTTCTTTCGGCACGCCTCCGGACAGTCCTGGAAACCCCCTTAACTGCGGAGGATTCTTTGGCCCCGGGGAGTTCGACCCCTCTGTGGATGTTTACGCAATCAAGAGCCACGACA GTGCTGTGAAGAAGGAGGTTTACTTCATGGCCATTATTGACATCCTCACGCACTATGACGCTAAGAAAAAAGCTGCACATGCTGCcaaaactgtgaaacatgggGTGAGTCTTCTAATGCGAGTGTTTGGATGCGGCGCCACTCTGCTAATTGTTGTGCTCTACATCATGCCAGTAGTTGCTGTTTTTTAG